The following are encoded together in the Bradymonas sediminis genome:
- a CDS encoding c-type cytochrome codes for MITQNCTPLIRLLALLISATSFACERAPEAPQPDAAGPPTLAPKTDAAEPPKDEVSSRHAVKFTGADGQTRSFSLAELIEHVPTHEVTVHDPLYDKEKTFQAFSLRELIPYGFGQTAEALADQDIVLGALDGYTVPTHGARLFEEGGYAAFADEPPKGWEPIEAKKADPSPLYMIWVKDSQQNEQTHPRPWQLTEFALSSHEALYAHASPADLPEDDPAQRGYALFRQNCIVCHSVNLSGGRVGPEMNIPQNITEYRSRDFVLAYISNPEQFRYSQMPAFSHLSEAELASIWSYLEAMKAQKIELPGK; via the coding sequence ATGATCACACAAAATTGCACGCCCCTTATTCGTCTGCTCGCCCTGCTGATTTCCGCCACGAGTTTCGCCTGTGAGCGCGCGCCCGAGGCGCCGCAGCCCGACGCCGCGGGGCCCCCCACGTTGGCCCCAAAGACCGACGCCGCCGAGCCCCCTAAAGACGAGGTAAGCTCACGCCACGCAGTCAAATTCACCGGCGCCGACGGCCAGACGCGAAGCTTCAGCCTGGCCGAGCTCATCGAGCATGTGCCGACCCACGAGGTCACCGTCCACGACCCGCTCTACGACAAAGAGAAGACGTTTCAGGCGTTTTCGCTGCGCGAGCTCATTCCGTACGGCTTCGGACAGACCGCCGAGGCGCTCGCCGACCAGGACATCGTGCTGGGCGCCCTCGACGGCTATACCGTGCCCACCCACGGGGCGCGCCTGTTTGAGGAAGGCGGCTACGCGGCTTTTGCCGACGAGCCGCCGAAGGGGTGGGAGCCCATCGAGGCCAAAAAAGCAGACCCCTCGCCGCTGTATATGATCTGGGTCAAGGACTCCCAGCAAAATGAGCAGACCCACCCGCGCCCCTGGCAGCTCACCGAGTTCGCGCTCAGCTCGCACGAGGCGCTCTACGCCCACGCGAGCCCCGCAGACCTGCCGGAAGACGACCCCGCCCAGCGCGGCTATGCGCTGTTTCGCCAGAATTGCATTGTTTGCCACTCGGTGAACCTGAGCGGGGGGCGCGTGGGCCCGGAGATGAATATCCCCCAGAATATCACGGAGTACCGCAGCCGAGACTTTGTGCTCGCTTATATCTCGAACCCGGAGCAATTTCGCTATAGTCAGATGCCGGCGTTCTCTCACCTCAGCGAGGCTGAGCTGGCGAGCATCTGGAGCTATCTTGAGGCGATGAAGGCGCAGAAGATTGAGTTGCCGGGTAAATAA
- a CDS encoding diguanylate cyclase domain-containing protein produces MALDDEPTIVTRAMSDEVFEALIEHLPDAVVFADLERRMEFVSKGFVEMFGYEPEEVIGENTRMLYANPSDFSAQGSQRFNPKADVVAGAYIVEYRRKDGTVFLGETRGVPVRDADGRTLGYMGIVRDVTKMVRDAEELQIVRHELAERLNRSQLLFDLSTREYQGVEDLLEFTLARAAKILGEQTAIFSRIAGQQYVIEAFVSQTGQAVERGTVFELGNTYCSIMLDSGGVLQISHMGQSEHAGHPCYENFALESYIGAPVEIGGKVVGTLNFTSSTPRVVRHPKVDEEFVTMLAGWLGVFFDRAQTQQRLARQNQNLDAMVELQDLLQRAELTQLESVRAFGEFLFEQVDILGLAVAVFDGGRLRVVDAQGSLDALSGNELPEQIVPETPGEFERPSLQRWQTSRSAMPGASMTLCANLSYAGQSVGALVVDVRGQDAFDRRDRPITELSAGLLAARLSVVRQYERAQHEATTDSLTGLSNRRESIRRIEHARRNAPGAPIELAILDVDEFKKVNDTHGHLVGDAVLRTLADTLQAHFPEAIATGRLGGEEFIVASHTHGEARLADALREMLQAFGAHKFSADGETFLVTFSAGAAQLGESEDIYAAIERADAGLYEAKRGGRARVVG; encoded by the coding sequence ATGGCATTGGATGACGAGCCAACGATCGTGACGCGGGCGATGAGCGATGAGGTATTCGAGGCACTGATCGAGCACCTTCCTGACGCCGTCGTCTTCGCGGACCTGGAGCGCCGGATGGAGTTCGTCAGCAAGGGGTTTGTCGAGATGTTTGGGTACGAGCCCGAGGAGGTCATCGGTGAGAATACCCGCATGCTCTACGCCAATCCGTCGGACTTCAGCGCGCAGGGGAGCCAGCGATTTAACCCCAAGGCTGACGTGGTCGCCGGGGCGTATATCGTCGAATATCGTCGAAAAGACGGGACGGTCTTCCTCGGTGAGACCCGCGGCGTGCCGGTGCGCGACGCCGATGGTCGCACGCTCGGATATATGGGGATTGTCCGCGATGTCACCAAGATGGTGCGCGACGCCGAAGAGCTCCAGATCGTGCGCCACGAGTTGGCCGAGCGGCTGAATCGCTCTCAATTGCTCTTCGACCTGTCGACCCGCGAGTACCAGGGTGTCGAAGACCTTCTGGAATTTACGCTGGCGAGGGCCGCCAAGATCTTGGGAGAGCAGACGGCCATCTTTAGCCGCATCGCCGGGCAGCAATACGTCATCGAGGCGTTCGTCTCGCAGACCGGCCAGGCCGTCGAGCGCGGCACGGTATTTGAGCTCGGGAATACCTATTGCTCCATCATGCTCGACAGCGGCGGCGTCCTGCAGATTTCGCATATGGGCCAATCCGAGCACGCCGGGCACCCGTGCTACGAGAATTTCGCGCTCGAGTCCTATATCGGCGCGCCGGTCGAGATCGGCGGCAAAGTAGTCGGGACGCTCAATTTTACATCCAGCACGCCGCGCGTCGTCCGCCACCCGAAGGTCGATGAGGAGTTCGTCACCATGCTGGCAGGTTGGCTCGGGGTCTTCTTTGACCGCGCCCAAACCCAGCAGCGCCTCGCCCGGCAAAACCAGAACCTCGACGCGATGGTCGAGCTGCAGGACCTGCTGCAGCGCGCCGAGCTCACCCAATTGGAGTCGGTGCGCGCGTTCGGCGAGTTCCTCTTTGAGCAGGTCGATATCCTGGGCCTGGCGGTCGCGGTTTTCGACGGCGGGCGGCTGCGCGTGGTCGACGCGCAGGGCTCGCTCGACGCGCTGTCCGGCAACGAGCTGCCCGAGCAAATCGTCCCCGAGACGCCCGGCGAATTCGAGCGCCCGTCCCTGCAACGCTGGCAGACCTCGCGCAGCGCGATGCCAGGCGCCAGCATGACCCTTTGCGCCAACCTATCCTACGCCGGCCAGAGCGTCGGCGCGCTGGTGGTCGACGTCCGGGGCCAGGACGCCTTCGACCGCCGCGACCGCCCCATCACCGAGCTCAGCGCTGGCCTGCTCGCCGCCCGCCTGTCGGTCGTCCGACAATACGAGCGCGCCCAACACGAAGCGACCACCGACTCACTCACCGGCCTGTCGAACCGACGCGAGTCCATCCGGCGCATCGAGCACGCCCGGCGCAACGCCCCGGGCGCCCCGATCGAGCTGGCCATCCTCGACGTCGATGAATTCAAGAAGGTCAACGACACCCACGGCCACCTGGTCGGCGACGCGGTCCTTCGCACCCTCGCCGACACCCTGCAGGCCCACTTCCCCGAGGCCATCGCCACCGGCCGGCTCGGCGGCGAAGAGTTTATCGTCGCGTCCCACACACACGGAGAAGCGCGACTCGCCGACGCGCTGCGCGAGATGCTCCAGGCGTTCGGCGCGCACAAATTTAGCGCCGACGGCGAGACCTTCTTGGTCACGTTCAGCGCCGGCGCGGCGCAGCTTGGGGAGAGTGAGGATATCTACGCGGCGATTGAGCGGGCGGATGCGGGGCTTTATGAGGCGAAGCGGGGTGGGCGGGCGCGGGTGGTTGGGTAG
- a CDS encoding DUF6261 family protein produces the protein MMHPRLGDNLNMYRFGIGSILFALEEVEALAQSAGEAELEARCAHGRDKARAARQLQFDWARRDRSRRLARPEAVARDQQVDRTLSQIYGNIKNFAGMERESPVRETARRMQAQLFPFGVFEITSKTFEEEHSAVKELLRRLRADFAAELGQLALEPLVDDLEWLNARFGEELQTGERLSWDEVQAAVSEAEEAFYKVVFDIFGRTLDDPARRDALLAPIAVQNERIGQYMKRRGSVPKVDPDTGAVVEGEALDDADAPIEADINAPHDEQDPVTPQPAPVAE, from the coding sequence ATGATGCACCCACGGTTGGGCGATAATCTGAATATGTATCGGTTTGGGATCGGGTCGATCCTCTTTGCGCTGGAGGAGGTCGAAGCCCTGGCGCAGTCGGCAGGCGAGGCCGAGCTGGAAGCGCGTTGTGCCCACGGGCGCGACAAAGCGCGGGCCGCGCGCCAGCTCCAATTCGATTGGGCGCGGCGCGACCGCAGTCGGCGTCTGGCGCGCCCCGAGGCGGTCGCGCGTGACCAGCAGGTCGACCGCACGCTGAGCCAGATCTACGGCAATATCAAGAATTTCGCGGGGATGGAGCGCGAGTCGCCGGTGCGCGAGACCGCGCGGCGCATGCAGGCCCAGCTCTTTCCGTTCGGGGTTTTCGAGATCACCAGCAAGACCTTCGAAGAGGAGCATAGCGCAGTCAAAGAGCTGCTGCGCCGGCTGCGCGCCGATTTCGCAGCCGAACTCGGCCAGCTCGCGCTCGAGCCGCTGGTCGACGACCTGGAGTGGCTTAACGCCCGATTCGGCGAGGAGCTCCAGACCGGCGAGCGGCTGAGCTGGGATGAGGTGCAGGCCGCGGTCAGCGAGGCCGAGGAAGCCTTCTACAAGGTGGTCTTCGATATATTTGGGCGCACGCTCGACGACCCCGCTCGCCGCGACGCGCTGCTCGCCCCGATCGCCGTGCAAAATGAGCGGATTGGGCAATATATGAAGCGTCGTGGGAGTGTGCCGAAGGTCGACCCGGATACCGGGGCGGTGGTCGAGGGCGAGGCGCTCGACGATGCCGACGCGCCGATTGAGGCTGATATCAATGCGCCCCACGACGAACAGGACCCCGTAACTCCCCAGCCGGCGCCGGTCGCCGAATAA
- the drt2 gene encoding antiviral reverse transcriptase Drt2 has translation MIDLGNWQYESRSYCHFDISPSKKRVKEVLATPNAITRHSFWPFIHFILEVPRYRPEEGRMDMKERPICYAAHLDAAIYSFYSFQLSQRYESRIAEFSDSVLAYRSLGKSNIHFAKDAFDDIRNRGECVALAFDVSGFFDNLDHRYLKERWCEVIGGIELPEPEYKVFRSVTRYSQVNRDEVYEQFGLNSQTSPKKHRICTSQQFRTRVRDKGLITVNDHANGIPQGSPISATLSNVYMLEFDRKMHQLVNTLGGSYRRYSDDILWIGRVDDAEEVEKRIRELAISAHLELKEDKTDRVQFVREGGRLIAKSDEGHRDLQYLGFTFDGERARVRSSSISRFYRKMKQAVRSKAKAAKDSGDFRLFKRSLYENYSHLGKRNFISYVYRAAEIFGDEKIKAQVRNHWDALQIEIEAAEKWLEKEVKRTNLSNI, from the coding sequence ATGATTGATTTGGGAAATTGGCAATATGAATCTCGGAGTTATTGTCATTTCGATATTTCTCCTTCAAAAAAGCGCGTTAAGGAAGTACTCGCCACGCCAAACGCAATAACTCGACATTCATTTTGGCCATTTATCCATTTTATTTTGGAGGTTCCTCGTTACCGACCCGAAGAGGGCCGGATGGATATGAAGGAACGGCCAATTTGTTATGCAGCGCATCTCGATGCTGCGATATATTCGTTTTACAGCTTTCAACTTTCTCAGCGATATGAGTCTAGGATAGCGGAGTTTTCCGATTCAGTGTTGGCATATAGAAGTCTCGGTAAATCCAATATCCATTTCGCAAAAGATGCCTTCGACGACATTAGAAACAGGGGCGAGTGTGTTGCGTTGGCCTTCGATGTGAGTGGCTTCTTTGATAACTTGGATCACCGTTATCTTAAAGAAAGGTGGTGTGAGGTAATTGGCGGAATCGAACTGCCCGAACCTGAGTATAAGGTTTTTCGCAGTGTAACGCGCTATTCTCAAGTCAATCGTGATGAAGTGTACGAGCAGTTCGGGCTGAACTCGCAAACATCGCCAAAGAAACATCGCATTTGCACGTCACAACAATTTCGAACTCGAGTTCGGGATAAGGGGCTGATTACCGTAAATGACCACGCCAATGGCATTCCTCAGGGCTCACCGATTAGTGCCACCTTATCGAACGTCTATATGCTGGAGTTTGATCGAAAGATGCACCAGCTCGTTAATACGCTTGGTGGGTCATATCGCCGCTATTCGGATGACATCTTATGGATTGGTCGTGTTGATGATGCGGAAGAAGTCGAGAAGAGAATTCGAGAGCTCGCAATATCGGCTCATCTTGAGTTAAAGGAGGATAAAACTGACCGAGTACAGTTTGTTCGAGAGGGCGGACGTCTGATTGCTAAAAGTGATGAAGGGCACCGAGACCTCCAGTATCTTGGGTTCACTTTCGATGGCGAAAGAGCCCGTGTGCGATCGAGTTCTATCTCTCGCTTCTACCGCAAAATGAAGCAGGCTGTTCGCAGTAAGGCAAAGGCGGCCAAAGACTCCGGCGATTTCCGGCTTTTTAAGCGCTCACTATATGAGAATTACTCTCATTTAGGGAAACGAAATTTCATTTCCTATGTGTATCGCGCCGCGGAGATTTTTGGGGATGAGAAAATAAAGGCCCAGGTGCGTAATCATTGGGACGCTTTACAGATAGAGATTGAGGCCGCGGAGAAGTGGTTGGAAAAAGAAGTCAAAAGAACAAATTTGAGTAATATTTGA
- a CDS encoding P-loop ATPase, Sll1717 family produces MVLTHANIGDVVAEGDKDLHRYFVDTAPAFDAAVDLTDKRCFLVGRTGSGKSAIIREIQKRYGSNSRYLCVSIHPEKTYLDNIVRSTAFKEASADGNLSQIIFKLVWHYAIMTRVLLAKYGPDGPKRGWQPIFGDDLRAYKFLKRANQLSAEGRTFSDIVVEFIREIKVGVGKVSASFGLTAPKDSSLQEIQKLLKETESFFEKGFWNVLKGQKLYLLFDDLDQGWDPDSDAQQQLVRALFSVVAEYNHRERVKPVIALRADILAGLKLPQREKFFGYMQYVRWTTPLLSEMLALRIENYYNIPADKVHKHFFRGDVSGTPLLDFLVQNTLRRPRDLLMYAQAAIQEAVEQGDDYVFARHIKTARHRYSKGRVYALHDEWGYLYSNLETFLMWLAEEVSTEKLKKPLNPRELRDALGAVRDRTILSDDAGAPLWVVSYFPEGSKDPKELVSILYKVGVLAVNEDGQIYTEDLEPELPKITSNTVFEFHPMIVPFMEEYHGGDDTIWD; encoded by the coding sequence GTGGTATTAACGCACGCGAATATTGGAGATGTAGTCGCTGAAGGTGATAAAGACCTTCATAGATACTTTGTAGATACCGCTCCGGCTTTCGATGCAGCCGTCGATCTCACTGATAAACGGTGCTTTTTGGTTGGTCGGACGGGATCCGGGAAAAGTGCGATAATTCGTGAAATCCAAAAGAGATACGGTAGTAATAGCCGTTATCTATGCGTGTCGATTCATCCAGAAAAGACATATCTCGACAATATTGTTCGTAGTACCGCCTTTAAGGAGGCATCCGCAGACGGGAACTTATCCCAGATTATCTTCAAGTTGGTTTGGCACTATGCCATTATGACTCGGGTCTTGCTTGCGAAGTACGGGCCTGATGGTCCAAAGCGAGGTTGGCAACCAATTTTTGGCGATGATCTACGAGCATATAAATTTTTAAAGCGGGCCAATCAGCTTTCAGCTGAAGGTCGTACCTTCAGCGATATCGTGGTCGAGTTTATTCGGGAGATCAAAGTCGGTGTAGGGAAGGTTTCGGCGAGTTTTGGGCTTACCGCGCCGAAAGACAGCTCTTTGCAGGAGATTCAGAAGCTTCTAAAAGAAACAGAGAGTTTTTTTGAGAAAGGGTTTTGGAATGTGTTGAAGGGACAGAAACTTTATTTGTTGTTCGATGATCTCGACCAAGGCTGGGACCCAGACAGCGATGCACAGCAGCAACTGGTTAGAGCACTTTTCAGTGTTGTTGCTGAGTATAATCACCGTGAGCGTGTAAAGCCGGTTATTGCCTTACGAGCTGATATTTTGGCAGGGTTAAAGTTACCACAGCGGGAAAAGTTCTTTGGATATATGCAATATGTTCGATGGACTACGCCACTACTGAGCGAAATGCTCGCTCTTAGGATTGAAAATTACTACAATATTCCTGCTGACAAGGTACATAAGCATTTCTTTCGAGGAGACGTGTCTGGAACGCCACTTCTTGACTTTCTCGTCCAAAATACTCTTCGTCGCCCGCGAGATCTGCTTATGTATGCCCAAGCCGCAATACAAGAGGCGGTGGAACAGGGCGACGATTATGTGTTTGCCAGGCATATTAAAACTGCTCGCCACAGGTATTCCAAAGGACGCGTTTACGCGCTTCATGACGAGTGGGGATACCTCTATTCGAATTTAGAGACTTTTCTCATGTGGCTTGCCGAAGAGGTCTCCACAGAGAAACTAAAAAAACCGTTGAATCCTCGGGAGTTGAGAGACGCATTGGGTGCCGTCAGAGATAGGACCATTTTGTCTGATGATGCGGGCGCTCCCCTTTGGGTAGTATCTTATTTCCCAGAGGGGTCCAAAGACCCCAAAGAGCTTGTTTCGATCTTGTATAAAGTAGGTGTTCTTGCAGTAAATGAAGATGGCCAAATATATACAGAGGACCTTGAGCCAGAATTGCCCAAGATTACTAGCAACACTGTCTTCGAGTTTCATCCGATGATTGTTCCCTTTATGGAGGAGTATCATGGCGGAGATGACACCATTTGGGATTGA
- a CDS encoding type I restriction-modification system subunit M, whose amino-acid sequence MERDELKRLEDSLWEAADRLRANSKLNATEYSMPVLGLIFLRHATNRFDRVREQIEARLPRRGGKTRPITAADFASEGSIFLPEEARYDTIAGLPEDQDIGKAIKEAMEAVEAQVPELLQGVLPREYPKFDPDLLRNLVRVFNSDELRTPTNDDIFGRIYEYFLNKFAMSGAQEGGEFFTPPSLVRTIVNFIEPTHGLILDPAVGSAGMFVQAAHAAEAAGRKPSDVLSFFGQEKSETNTRLALMNLAVHGLEGTIQQGNSFYDRIDDKVGQCDFVMANPPFNVDMVDPTKLKDDPRLLASVKTLGISKKTNTVSNANYLWIQYFYGYLKPQGRAGFVMAQSATDAGHWEKKIRQQLVETGDVDIMVSIGTNFFYTRSLPCSLWFFDKGRAAERKNQTLMLDARNIYRVISRKIRDFSDEQLANLTAIVWLYRGQTDRYLELIRDYFATSQDAAAQLGESLAALDAPNDKLSAQLDNLLKSAPKDAEAEALTALQATITERGDAISSLSKTRTALLADLSKWFEQQGMKIPATNAEQVARHDSFQPFIERFATLRRQINEVHKLSNRAFDSAKRDLGATKWDAWEGREISKQQDALDEARHAALEAIKASTYPFAQVTWLQTRFPDGEYADVLGLCKMVSNEEIAEQDYSLTPGRYVGVAPPEPEDEEAVEERLREIHVELASLNEEAVALAATISMNFEELVG is encoded by the coding sequence ATGGAGCGAGACGAACTGAAGCGATTGGAAGACTCTCTTTGGGAGGCGGCCGACCGTTTACGCGCGAATAGTAAACTCAATGCCACCGAGTATTCGATGCCGGTCTTGGGGCTGATCTTTTTGCGTCACGCTACCAATCGTTTTGACCGGGTTCGCGAGCAGATTGAGGCGCGTTTGCCGCGTCGAGGTGGTAAAACTCGCCCGATTACGGCTGCGGACTTCGCCAGTGAAGGCTCCATCTTTTTGCCCGAGGAGGCGCGCTACGACACCATCGCGGGTCTCCCCGAAGACCAGGATATCGGAAAGGCGATCAAAGAGGCGATGGAGGCGGTCGAGGCACAGGTGCCCGAGCTGCTTCAGGGAGTGCTTCCTCGAGAATATCCTAAATTCGACCCGGACCTGCTGCGTAACCTGGTCCGCGTCTTCAATAGCGATGAGCTTCGCACGCCCACCAATGACGATATCTTCGGGCGTATCTACGAATATTTTCTCAATAAATTCGCGATGTCGGGCGCGCAAGAGGGCGGAGAATTCTTCACGCCGCCGTCGCTCGTGCGAACCATCGTGAATTTTATTGAGCCCACACATGGGCTCATCCTCGACCCCGCGGTTGGCAGCGCAGGTATGTTTGTGCAGGCGGCGCACGCGGCCGAAGCGGCGGGGCGTAAGCCCTCGGATGTGCTAAGTTTTTTCGGGCAAGAGAAGTCCGAAACCAACACCCGTCTCGCGCTGATGAACCTCGCCGTTCACGGCCTCGAAGGGACCATCCAGCAGGGCAATAGCTTCTACGATCGCATCGACGATAAGGTTGGCCAATGCGATTTTGTCATGGCCAACCCGCCCTTTAACGTCGATATGGTCGACCCGACCAAACTCAAGGATGACCCGCGCCTGCTCGCCAGCGTGAAAACGCTGGGTATCAGCAAAAAGACGAATACCGTCAGCAACGCGAATTACCTCTGGATTCAATATTTTTATGGCTATCTCAAACCCCAGGGGCGCGCCGGTTTTGTCATGGCGCAGTCGGCGACCGATGCCGGCCATTGGGAAAAGAAGATCCGCCAGCAGCTCGTTGAAACGGGCGATGTCGATATTATGGTGTCCATCGGCACCAACTTCTTTTATACCCGCTCGCTTCCCTGCTCGCTCTGGTTTTTCGATAAAGGGCGCGCCGCTGAGCGCAAGAATCAAACTCTGATGCTCGACGCGCGAAATATCTACCGCGTAATCAGCCGCAAGATTCGGGACTTCTCCGACGAGCAGCTCGCCAACCTGACTGCTATTGTATGGCTCTATCGCGGCCAGACCGACCGCTATCTCGAGCTCATTCGAGATTACTTTGCCACAAGTCAAGACGCGGCAGCCCAACTCGGCGAGTCACTCGCTGCGCTTGATGCGCCTAATGATAAACTCAGCGCGCAATTAGATAATTTGCTGAAGAGCGCTCCCAAAGATGCCGAGGCGGAGGCGTTGACCGCACTGCAGGCCACCATCACCGAGCGCGGCGACGCCATCTCAAGCCTCTCAAAGACCCGCACTGCGCTTCTCGCCGACCTCAGCAAATGGTTCGAGCAACAGGGGATGAAAATCCCCGCCACGAACGCCGAACAAGTCGCTCGCCACGATAGCTTTCAGCCCTTTATCGAGCGTTTCGCGACGCTGCGACGCCAGATCAATGAGGTCCATAAGCTAAGCAATCGCGCCTTTGATAGTGCGAAACGCGATCTTGGGGCCACGAAATGGGATGCCTGGGAAGGGCGCGAAATCAGCAAGCAGCAGGACGCCCTCGACGAGGCGCGCCATGCTGCCCTCGAGGCCATCAAGGCGAGCACCTATCCCTTCGCACAGGTCACCTGGCTTCAGACTCGTTTTCCGGACGGCGAGTACGCGGATGTGCTTGGTCTATGCAAGATGGTCAGCAACGAAGAGATCGCCGAGCAGGATTATAGCCTGACGCCCGGACGATATGTCGGCGTCGCACCTCCCGAACCCGAGGATGAGGAGGCCGTCGAAGAGCGACTTCGCGAGATTCATGTGGAGTTGGCGAGCTTGAATGAGGAGGCGGTGGCGCTGGCGGCGACGATTTCGATGAATTTTGAGGAGTTGGTAGGATGA
- a CDS encoding restriction endonuclease subunit S codes for MSAKNIYTVGDVCKITSSKRIYRADYVASGVPFFRSKEIIEQYHGNQVSSELYISEAKFEAIRNKFGVPLPGDLLLTSVGTLGVPYLVKSGDRFYFKDGNLTWFRCKENLQPKYLYYWFVSPQGKAQQNRARIGSSQAAYTISLLKKMEIYLPPIPVQRRIADILSAYDDLIENNNRRMALLEESIHLLYREWFVYLRFPGHERVKVVDGVPEGWSRQTLGELVTLNYGKSLTKKTRIPGNVPVYGSSGIIGSHNKSLVGAQSVIVGRKGNVGAVYWSETPFFPIDTVFYISPEESSLFVFAMLKAQTFVNSDVAVPGLNRNYAYSKKILVPSESLLHEFNKIARIIWVQRESLHSQNQKLREARDLLLPRLMDGRIPV; via the coding sequence ATGAGCGCGAAGAATATTTATACAGTCGGTGATGTATGTAAAATTACTTCAAGTAAACGAATTTATCGTGCCGATTATGTCGCCTCGGGGGTTCCATTTTTTCGTAGTAAAGAGATTATTGAGCAGTATCATGGTAATCAGGTTTCGAGCGAACTATATATTTCTGAAGCCAAATTTGAAGCGATAAGAAATAAATTCGGTGTTCCTTTGCCTGGCGACCTCCTTTTGACTTCTGTTGGAACTCTTGGTGTTCCTTATCTTGTAAAGTCCGGAGACCGTTTTTACTTTAAGGATGGGAATTTAACATGGTTTAGGTGTAAGGAGAACCTTCAGCCCAAATACCTTTATTATTGGTTTGTTTCTCCACAAGGAAAAGCACAACAGAACAGAGCGCGGATTGGTTCATCACAAGCTGCATATACAATATCATTGCTGAAAAAAATGGAGATCTATTTACCTCCAATTCCCGTCCAACGCCGCATCGCCGACATCCTCTCCGCCTACGACGACCTCATCGAGAATAACAACCGGCGGATGGCCCTGCTCGAAGAGTCTATTCACCTGCTCTACCGCGAATGGTTCGTCTACCTGCGCTTCCCCGGCCACGAGCGGGTGAAGGTTGTGGATGGTGTGCCGGAGGGGTGGAGTCGTCAAACTCTTGGTGAGTTGGTGACACTTAATTATGGGAAAAGTCTGACAAAAAAGACTCGAATTCCCGGCAATGTTCCAGTTTATGGTTCTAGTGGGATAATTGGGTCGCATAATAAATCTCTTGTTGGTGCTCAGAGCGTTATTGTTGGACGAAAAGGCAATGTTGGCGCTGTTTATTGGTCGGAAACACCTTTCTTCCCTATTGATACAGTCTTTTATATTTCTCCTGAGGAATCGTCACTCTTTGTTTTTGCGATGTTAAAGGCGCAGACGTTCGTGAACAGTGATGTTGCAGTGCCTGGTCTCAACAGGAATTACGCCTACAGCAAAAAAATCTTAGTTCCGTCGGAATCGCTTTTGCACGAGTTTAATAAAATCGCCCGAATTATATGGGTGCAACGCGAGAGTTTACATTCCCAAAACCAAAAACTCCGCGAAGCCCGCGACCTCCTCCTCCCACGCCTCATGGACGGGAGGATTCCGGTATGA